A genome region from Bombus terrestris chromosome 10, iyBomTerr1.2, whole genome shotgun sequence includes the following:
- the LOC100643536 gene encoding protein javelin isoform X2: MFAVKIVYCQVTMEFVENAGNAREGGRHEANSAQSTQDRRKLLKRTRSLAVISEDESRHDREAHHFRLGQSTFDLPRRHQLIPRAKLIDRNSLKDRLCKSQQHLSDSYERFNEAKSYHSRSACGLHSIPSGLPSFPDPLHYTRGNRTDPDRLNILDWPESPRRYRSVQSLDTVSDLVDIVEDGWPIEGNRSIDCIYTQVKRKRKEHRSLDSILFEDDGELEYFDVLNLLPLSNVRLEFDEEDARNNNLRQRNDPNLKPLEYLESRVVEERSSTRSNATDEEKCKESSTKEGNSPQDIEEFDCQKEETGSLRLFRDNLSLQNTKEELRHEVREDFEDDRDSITYLRNEFVDQRSTCSNIKESRYRLDDELVLVGEKQIDRKVEEAEDYKSIWISDTEEQEDMSRRPQVLKVIDSDVTKRRHRSLTIEVGSFKKDEQKNEKSQSNGQESGNCIDLVQSNGKIDEVDGALKNVESVNQEEREANTSVVNARNTSEQKNSQKDGIKGKQTEGRFERIVKETSNIIGKACSVVKGSLGFEARSESSDLGLGSESGSDTRRRSVDDGIDEDHVSNCTDKGLSSKENESQKMHGNLTRSISCVDSIECQQDDDQEFDHVRYKIVKSNMFGKNMYTNARNDVTYEGLIQYLREYSFQELLLDNNVVIIEPVRAETIERKPSNVGKVRSEPSCKIAGAIQKKTDAENCQRSCESSDVNAKSPKQSSIRKHFFYHPIRVNRELIDEELPDPDTVKNVRLMFENTLKMKNPSNSTFSRDCKSRKSASMKDLSSIDDSHFDEMSEKVDEATRCSSRAKDLTKLFENMEKSTSSTASVVGCKDELDSPRCESKTRILAQSFEARSGHTSPSDSTSSKNKMNRYHHHHHHHNNWDAGSVSSGVSSDYPDTDPGSGVQCISSEDEEVDCHENDVTESGGSNHYVSPDVLKKIREYGTSVTYYGGKVVNSSNGPLISPVVENRFKCVDGSNDYVKFRLIKSNSCDSRFELTGRLVENHLRYRNRDRASDLSQYTIAETPSIEITTLDKQEDEDEDGKVKSEDENNRIKEVKREPPVVIGLEPKKEENKEAKDIKVDFKLGDLEDAKSDYASRFIGSALNRWQVNENNWRTDDFGKMEFEEFEVLEDSLNGTESQRLETS; this comes from the exons ATGTTCGCGGTGAAGATCGTTTACTGTCAGGTGACGATGGAATTCGTGGAGAACGCTGGAAACGCCAG AGAAGGGGGACGACACGAGGCCAATTCAGCGCAGTCCACGCAGGACCGCAGGAAGCTCTTGAAACGAACAAGGAGCCTTGCGGTGATATCCGAGGACGAATCTCGACACGATCGAGAGGCGCATCACTTCAGGCTCGGGCAATCGACCTTCGATTTGCCTAGGAGGCATCAATTGATTCCACGAGCCAAGCTGATAGATCGCAATTCTTTGAAGGATAG ACTCTGCAAGAGTCAACAGCATCTTTCGGATTCGTACGAACGATTCAACGAGGCGAAATCGTATCACTCGAGATCTGCTTGCGGCCTTCACTCGATTCCTTCGGGACTCCCCTCGTTTCCGGATCCTCTGCACTACACTCGAGGCAATCGGACCGATCCTGATCGATTGAACATCCTCGACTGGCCCGAATCACCGAGACGTTACCGCAGTGTGcagtcgttggacaccgttagcgATTTAGTGGACATTGTCGAAGACGGCTGGCCAATCGAAGGAAATCGCAGTATCGATTGCATCTACACTCAG GTGAAACGTAAACGGAAGGAGCACAGGAGCCTGGACAGCATTCTGTTCGAAGACGATGGCGAGCTAGAGTACTTCGACGTTCTGAACCTCTTACCTTTATCGAACGTACGTTTGGAATTCGACGAGGAGGACGCGCGTAACAATAACCTCCGTCAAAGGAACGAcccaaacctaaaaccactgGAATATCTCGAGTCTCGCGTCGTGGAGGAGAGATCATCCACGAGGAGCAACGCTACAGACGaggaaaaatgtaaagaaagcAGCACCAAGGAAGGGAACAGCCCGCAAGACATCGAAGAATTCGATTGTCAAAAAGAAGAAACCGGTTCTTTGCGTCTATTCAGAGATAATTTATCACTGCAGAACACAAAGGAGGAGCTACGTCACGAAGTTCGAGAGGATTTCGAGGACGACAGGGACTCGATAACTTACCTTCGAAACGAATTCGTAGATCAAAGATCCACGTGTTCGAATATCAAAGAGAGTAGATACAGGCTCGATGACGAGCTGGTGCTGGTAGGAGAGAAACAGATCGATCGGAAGGTCGAGGAGGCGGAAGACTATAAATCGATTTGGATCTCGGACACGGAGGAGCAGGAGGACATGTCGCGTAGGCCACAGGTGCTCAAGGTCATCGATAGCGACGTGACCAAGAGGCGACATCGAAGTCTTACCATCGAAGTTGGTTCCTTTAAGAAGGACGAGCAAAAGAACGAGAAGTCTCAGAGTAATGGACAAGAGTCAGGCAATTGTATCGACCTGGTGCAATCGAATGGGAAGATCGACGAGGTTGATGGGGCTCTGAAGAACGTAGAG AGCGTAAACCAGGAAGAACGTGAGGCGAACACGAGCGTGGTGAACGCGAGGAACACTTCCGAGCAGAAAAACTCACAGAAAGATGGTATTAAGGGAAAACAGACGGAAGGTAGATTCGAGAGGATCGTCAAAGAGACATCGAATATTATCGGGAAGGCTTGTAGCGTAGTGAAAGGAAGCTTAGGTTTCGAGGCACGATCAGAGAGCTCTGATCTGGGTTTAGGATCAGAATCCGGAAGCGACACCAGACGAAGATCCGTCGACGATGGCATCGATGAGGATCACGTGTCTAACTGCACAGACAAGGGATTATCGTCAAAGGAGAACGAGAGTCAAAAGATGCACGGTAATCTGACAAGATCGATCAGTTGCGTGGATTCGATCGAGTGTCAGCAGGATGACGATCAGGAGTTCGATCATGTTCGTTACAAGATCGTCAAGTCGAACATGTTCGGCAAGAACATGTACACTAATGCTCGTAATGACGTCACGTATGAGGGATTGATCCAATATCTGCGAGAATATTCCTTCCAGGAGCTTCTGTTGGATAATAACGTTGTGATTATAGAACCAGTACGCGCGGAAACCATAGAGCGCAAACCATCTAACGTTGGAAAGGTGAGATCAGAGCCAAGCTGTAAGATAGCAGGAGCTATACAGAAGAAAACGGACGCAGAGAATTGCCAGAGAAGTTGCGAGAGTTCAGATGTCAATGCTAAAAGCCCGAAACAGTCGTCTATCAGGAAGCATTTCTTTTATCATCCTATTAGAGTAAACCGTGAGCTTATCGATGAAGAACTACCTGATCCTGATACCGTGAAAAACGTGAGACTTATGTTTGAGAATACATTGAAGATGAAGAATCCGTCTAATTCGACGTTCTCGCGGGATTGTAAGAGCAGGAAGAGTGCTAGTATGAAGGATCTGAGTAGCATTGATGACAGCCATTTTGATGAAATGTCGGAGAAGGTGGATGAGGCTACCAG ATGTTCCAGCAGGGCGAAGGATCTCACGAAACTATTCGAGAACATGGAGAAATCCACATCTTCGACCGCATCGGTGGTTGGATGCAAGGACGAATTAGACAGTCCCCGTTGCGAGTCGAAAACCAGGATTCTGGCACAAAGTTTCGAGGCCAGGAGCGGCCACACATCGCCGAGCGACTCGACTTCCTCCAAGAACAAGATGAACCGTTACCATCACCACCATCATCACCACAATAATTGGGATGCTGGTAGCGTAAGCTCTGGGGTGTCTAGCGATTATCCTGACACTGATCCTGGGAGCGGAGTGCAGTGTATTTCCTCGGAAGATGAGGAAGTCGACTGTCACGAGAACGATGTGACCGAGTCAGGTGGATCGAATCATTACGTATCTCCAGACGTTCTTAAAAAGATTCGCGAATATGGCACGTCAGTCACTTACTATGGCGGCAAAGTGGTAAACTCTAGCAATGGGCCACTAATATCACCAGTAGTAGAAAATAGATTCAAATGCGTCGATGGATCGAACGATTATGTAAAATTCAGGCTGATAAAGAGCAACTCCTGTGACAGCAGATTCGAACTAACTGGAAGACTCGTGGAGAATCATCTGAGGTATCGAAACAGGGACAGAGCTTCTGATTTGAGCCAGTATACGATAGCCGAGACACCTAGCATCGAGATCACCACGTTAGACAAGCAGGAAGACGAGGATGAAGATGGGAAGGTGAAATCGGAAGATGAGAATAATAGAATCAAAGAGGTCAAAAGAGAGCCTCCTGTGGTGATCGGTTTAGAGCCTAAGAAAGAGGAGAACAAGGAAGCGAAGGATATTAAGGTGGATTTTAAACTGGGTGATTTGGAGGATGCAAAGTCAGATTATGCTAGCAGATTCATCGGCAGTGCTTTAAATAGGTGGCAGGTCAATGAGAATAATTGGAGAACAGATGATTTTGGAAAAATGGAATTCGAAGAGTTCGAGGTACTCGAGGATAGTTTAAATGGAACTGAGAGCCAACGTTTGGAAACTTCTTGA
- the LOC100643536 gene encoding protein javelin isoform X1, translated as MGGVQSGTHTLGEALWVQERQRQKCHREGGRHEANSAQSTQDRRKLLKRTRSLAVISEDESRHDREAHHFRLGQSTFDLPRRHQLIPRAKLIDRNSLKDRLCKSQQHLSDSYERFNEAKSYHSRSACGLHSIPSGLPSFPDPLHYTRGNRTDPDRLNILDWPESPRRYRSVQSLDTVSDLVDIVEDGWPIEGNRSIDCIYTQVKRKRKEHRSLDSILFEDDGELEYFDVLNLLPLSNVRLEFDEEDARNNNLRQRNDPNLKPLEYLESRVVEERSSTRSNATDEEKCKESSTKEGNSPQDIEEFDCQKEETGSLRLFRDNLSLQNTKEELRHEVREDFEDDRDSITYLRNEFVDQRSTCSNIKESRYRLDDELVLVGEKQIDRKVEEAEDYKSIWISDTEEQEDMSRRPQVLKVIDSDVTKRRHRSLTIEVGSFKKDEQKNEKSQSNGQESGNCIDLVQSNGKIDEVDGALKNVESVNQEEREANTSVVNARNTSEQKNSQKDGIKGKQTEGRFERIVKETSNIIGKACSVVKGSLGFEARSESSDLGLGSESGSDTRRRSVDDGIDEDHVSNCTDKGLSSKENESQKMHGNLTRSISCVDSIECQQDDDQEFDHVRYKIVKSNMFGKNMYTNARNDVTYEGLIQYLREYSFQELLLDNNVVIIEPVRAETIERKPSNVGKVRSEPSCKIAGAIQKKTDAENCQRSCESSDVNAKSPKQSSIRKHFFYHPIRVNRELIDEELPDPDTVKNVRLMFENTLKMKNPSNSTFSRDCKSRKSASMKDLSSIDDSHFDEMSEKVDEATRCSSRAKDLTKLFENMEKSTSSTASVVGCKDELDSPRCESKTRILAQSFEARSGHTSPSDSTSSKNKMNRYHHHHHHHNNWDAGSVSSGVSSDYPDTDPGSGVQCISSEDEEVDCHENDVTESGGSNHYVSPDVLKKIREYGTSVTYYGGKVVNSSNGPLISPVVENRFKCVDGSNDYVKFRLIKSNSCDSRFELTGRLVENHLRYRNRDRASDLSQYTIAETPSIEITTLDKQEDEDEDGKVKSEDENNRIKEVKREPPVVIGLEPKKEENKEAKDIKVDFKLGDLEDAKSDYASRFIGSALNRWQVNENNWRTDDFGKMEFEEFEVLEDSLNGTESQRLETS; from the exons AGAAGGGGGACGACACGAGGCCAATTCAGCGCAGTCCACGCAGGACCGCAGGAAGCTCTTGAAACGAACAAGGAGCCTTGCGGTGATATCCGAGGACGAATCTCGACACGATCGAGAGGCGCATCACTTCAGGCTCGGGCAATCGACCTTCGATTTGCCTAGGAGGCATCAATTGATTCCACGAGCCAAGCTGATAGATCGCAATTCTTTGAAGGATAG ACTCTGCAAGAGTCAACAGCATCTTTCGGATTCGTACGAACGATTCAACGAGGCGAAATCGTATCACTCGAGATCTGCTTGCGGCCTTCACTCGATTCCTTCGGGACTCCCCTCGTTTCCGGATCCTCTGCACTACACTCGAGGCAATCGGACCGATCCTGATCGATTGAACATCCTCGACTGGCCCGAATCACCGAGACGTTACCGCAGTGTGcagtcgttggacaccgttagcgATTTAGTGGACATTGTCGAAGACGGCTGGCCAATCGAAGGAAATCGCAGTATCGATTGCATCTACACTCAG GTGAAACGTAAACGGAAGGAGCACAGGAGCCTGGACAGCATTCTGTTCGAAGACGATGGCGAGCTAGAGTACTTCGACGTTCTGAACCTCTTACCTTTATCGAACGTACGTTTGGAATTCGACGAGGAGGACGCGCGTAACAATAACCTCCGTCAAAGGAACGAcccaaacctaaaaccactgGAATATCTCGAGTCTCGCGTCGTGGAGGAGAGATCATCCACGAGGAGCAACGCTACAGACGaggaaaaatgtaaagaaagcAGCACCAAGGAAGGGAACAGCCCGCAAGACATCGAAGAATTCGATTGTCAAAAAGAAGAAACCGGTTCTTTGCGTCTATTCAGAGATAATTTATCACTGCAGAACACAAAGGAGGAGCTACGTCACGAAGTTCGAGAGGATTTCGAGGACGACAGGGACTCGATAACTTACCTTCGAAACGAATTCGTAGATCAAAGATCCACGTGTTCGAATATCAAAGAGAGTAGATACAGGCTCGATGACGAGCTGGTGCTGGTAGGAGAGAAACAGATCGATCGGAAGGTCGAGGAGGCGGAAGACTATAAATCGATTTGGATCTCGGACACGGAGGAGCAGGAGGACATGTCGCGTAGGCCACAGGTGCTCAAGGTCATCGATAGCGACGTGACCAAGAGGCGACATCGAAGTCTTACCATCGAAGTTGGTTCCTTTAAGAAGGACGAGCAAAAGAACGAGAAGTCTCAGAGTAATGGACAAGAGTCAGGCAATTGTATCGACCTGGTGCAATCGAATGGGAAGATCGACGAGGTTGATGGGGCTCTGAAGAACGTAGAG AGCGTAAACCAGGAAGAACGTGAGGCGAACACGAGCGTGGTGAACGCGAGGAACACTTCCGAGCAGAAAAACTCACAGAAAGATGGTATTAAGGGAAAACAGACGGAAGGTAGATTCGAGAGGATCGTCAAAGAGACATCGAATATTATCGGGAAGGCTTGTAGCGTAGTGAAAGGAAGCTTAGGTTTCGAGGCACGATCAGAGAGCTCTGATCTGGGTTTAGGATCAGAATCCGGAAGCGACACCAGACGAAGATCCGTCGACGATGGCATCGATGAGGATCACGTGTCTAACTGCACAGACAAGGGATTATCGTCAAAGGAGAACGAGAGTCAAAAGATGCACGGTAATCTGACAAGATCGATCAGTTGCGTGGATTCGATCGAGTGTCAGCAGGATGACGATCAGGAGTTCGATCATGTTCGTTACAAGATCGTCAAGTCGAACATGTTCGGCAAGAACATGTACACTAATGCTCGTAATGACGTCACGTATGAGGGATTGATCCAATATCTGCGAGAATATTCCTTCCAGGAGCTTCTGTTGGATAATAACGTTGTGATTATAGAACCAGTACGCGCGGAAACCATAGAGCGCAAACCATCTAACGTTGGAAAGGTGAGATCAGAGCCAAGCTGTAAGATAGCAGGAGCTATACAGAAGAAAACGGACGCAGAGAATTGCCAGAGAAGTTGCGAGAGTTCAGATGTCAATGCTAAAAGCCCGAAACAGTCGTCTATCAGGAAGCATTTCTTTTATCATCCTATTAGAGTAAACCGTGAGCTTATCGATGAAGAACTACCTGATCCTGATACCGTGAAAAACGTGAGACTTATGTTTGAGAATACATTGAAGATGAAGAATCCGTCTAATTCGACGTTCTCGCGGGATTGTAAGAGCAGGAAGAGTGCTAGTATGAAGGATCTGAGTAGCATTGATGACAGCCATTTTGATGAAATGTCGGAGAAGGTGGATGAGGCTACCAG ATGTTCCAGCAGGGCGAAGGATCTCACGAAACTATTCGAGAACATGGAGAAATCCACATCTTCGACCGCATCGGTGGTTGGATGCAAGGACGAATTAGACAGTCCCCGTTGCGAGTCGAAAACCAGGATTCTGGCACAAAGTTTCGAGGCCAGGAGCGGCCACACATCGCCGAGCGACTCGACTTCCTCCAAGAACAAGATGAACCGTTACCATCACCACCATCATCACCACAATAATTGGGATGCTGGTAGCGTAAGCTCTGGGGTGTCTAGCGATTATCCTGACACTGATCCTGGGAGCGGAGTGCAGTGTATTTCCTCGGAAGATGAGGAAGTCGACTGTCACGAGAACGATGTGACCGAGTCAGGTGGATCGAATCATTACGTATCTCCAGACGTTCTTAAAAAGATTCGCGAATATGGCACGTCAGTCACTTACTATGGCGGCAAAGTGGTAAACTCTAGCAATGGGCCACTAATATCACCAGTAGTAGAAAATAGATTCAAATGCGTCGATGGATCGAACGATTATGTAAAATTCAGGCTGATAAAGAGCAACTCCTGTGACAGCAGATTCGAACTAACTGGAAGACTCGTGGAGAATCATCTGAGGTATCGAAACAGGGACAGAGCTTCTGATTTGAGCCAGTATACGATAGCCGAGACACCTAGCATCGAGATCACCACGTTAGACAAGCAGGAAGACGAGGATGAAGATGGGAAGGTGAAATCGGAAGATGAGAATAATAGAATCAAAGAGGTCAAAAGAGAGCCTCCTGTGGTGATCGGTTTAGAGCCTAAGAAAGAGGAGAACAAGGAAGCGAAGGATATTAAGGTGGATTTTAAACTGGGTGATTTGGAGGATGCAAAGTCAGATTATGCTAGCAGATTCATCGGCAGTGCTTTAAATAGGTGGCAGGTCAATGAGAATAATTGGAGAACAGATGATTTTGGAAAAATGGAATTCGAAGAGTTCGAGGTACTCGAGGATAGTTTAAATGGAACTGAGAGCCAACGTTTGGAAACTTCTTGA